ctgttgctgttgactGTGCTTTAtgataaattaaaatttcaattcacACATCCTTTTTGCCTATATTATTTATCCTTTTGGTTCTTGTTCAAATCATCCCATACAGACGATTTAACAACTATAACTGGCTTATTCTGATTGGGAGAATTATTGTCGGCTCTATTATTGCTAGAACTAGTACTTGGTCGTTCCGGAGGGATTATACCAAAATCCTGGGTCATACGTCGACTACACGAGCAACAGGTACAAGCTATGCCATGAGATTTATGCGGTGATTTATCAGTTTCTGCCGTATTGCCTTGATTGGaagaattgttgttgtttgttttagcCCATGCCTGAAGTCGAGAATTATCCCCGatgatttgttttttctcattCTCCGATCTTCGATCGTAAGGAGAACGCCGCATGTATTCCGTTCGATCAGTGTCTGCATCAGATTCAGAGCGATAATAggttcgtcgtcgtcgtcgtggtTGGCCTTCTCCACTACTATCTGCTATCTGTTGGTTTTCCTTTGGCTTCTGACAGAGGCGATTGGTGCGACAAACTGCTGTACAACGAACCCGGGTTTCACCTGAAGGACGCTGACTTGGCGTACTTCGGCGCAAGGGTTCACTTTTTGAGTAGTTTGGCAGCAATTGCGATTGACGTAGTCCAGAGTGATTGCTACCCATTAGAGATGCCTGACCAGTGAGACGTTTGGGCGAACTAGCATTCGAGTTCTTGGGAGGAGATGGAGTCTGGCTAGGAGCCCGGCTGGACAAACGACTTCCAGTGTGTGGTGGCATGCGTTCGGGACTTCTGGTGTTGGTCGAACAGACTCTGGTTTGACGTAGTTTACTTGGACTCTTGGCGCGGGATCGCCTATTCGATGGGGCATAACGATCACCAGCATTATCCTCTGAAGaatattttcgatttttcTGATCACCAGCGCTACCCGAATCTTGATAATCATAATGCTGTTGGACTGATTGTTTTCTGGATCGACTTGAGCTCTTTTTCTTACCTGTTTTagattttttcttcttcgcTGATTTGGATTTCATTTCATCCATATCGACCATGCCATAGTCTGTGTCTGACCAAGTTTCGGATAGATATCGCCGTCCAGAGGGTAAAGCAGTAGAAGAAGCTCCATTTTCTTTGGCACCTTCTGGCAAACCCTTACCCTGCTGATCCAAACGAGCCTGACAACGACAGCAATGACAACCCTGGTCATGTGAGTCAATCACATTCCCATCGTCATCGAAAATGGGCAATTTCACTCCTTGCTTGATCTTGCTTTGGCAGACACAGCGACTGAGATTATAGCAACCACCGGTTTCCGTTTGGAAACAGGCTCCAGCGGCATCCGCCAGATTCTGGAGCCTGCCGCGCAACTGTGTTAGTATCTTGTGCTGTTTTACTCGCACATTACCCAAACTTTGAGAGTCACTCGCAAGGCTTGGCAATTCACTATCAATCTCCAGTTGCTTAGCATTGTCCAAGTCCTGGCTAGTCATTCGCTCCAGTTCCTTCAGCAGACACATTCTCTCACAGCCCGAGGCGGTGGCTATTTGACGCAAACGAAACTGAATTTTGGCATAATGTGATGTGATACGGAAGAGGGCATCCTGCAGTTGCTCGACATCATCCTCAAGCTTGCACTCGTACGGTGTCAATTGACGACATATCATCTCACCATTCTCATCCAGCTCACAATAATGACGCTCCTTACTGCCTCCtggtcctcctcctcctcctcgtcCATTCAGATGTGAACTGGAATTGGAATGGAATTTCCTCTCTTCAACGTCATCCTCCTCCTCTCGTTCATCGTTCCATCTGTCTCTCATGTTCAAATTGTTTTACTTtcttatttatgtatgtattttttttccttttttgttgttgttttgttccTAGTCTgatttgggtttttgttttgtcgaataaaatattttaattttgagtTTACGAAAATTTCAATGACAAATTTCTATGGCCCCCCAAAATCAATAATAatcctatatgtatataatatatatctattcgagatatatgtatgtacatacatacatgtgtatttaataaagataaaataccaaaataagctgaatttttaattatttcaaagATCTAATTGACTGTTGGTACGATTATTTCAATACAAAGCTACTAAGATTAAGATTTTAAGATGGTTTACTTTAAAAATGGTTCCAAAAACTTGATTTTATGAAATCTTTTGATCAGTGGGTCCACGGAGTGGGAAATGAAGGACACTTTATCCATAAATCCTCGATTTTACCTATGAAGAAGTTCAAATTTTGAAATCCATTTTGAAATccatttttacatttgtttttaagttcacacatttcaaacattcaaaAAGTGAATGGCTTAGGAAGAAAAACTTATTATAACAGAAGTAACTTTTTTGGGGATCCACCAAAAGTAGAAACCTATTG
The sequence above is a segment of the Drosophila willistoni isolate 14030-0811.24 chromosome XR unlocalized genomic scaffold, UCI_dwil_1.1 Seg143, whole genome shotgun sequence genome. Coding sequences within it:
- the LOC6645550 gene encoding serine/arginine repetitive matrix protein 2, with amino-acid sequence MRDRWNDEREEEDDVEERKFHSNSSSHLNGRGGGGGPGGSKERHYCELDENGEMICRQLTPYECKLEDDVEQLQDALFRITSHYAKIQFRLRQIATASGCERMCLLKELERMTSQDLDNAKQLEIDSELPSLASDSQSLGNVRVKQHKILTQLRGRLQNLADAAGACFQTETGGCYNLSRCVCQSKIKQGVKLPIFDDDGNVIDSHDQGCHCCRCQARLDQQGKGLPEGAKENGASSTALPSGRRYLSETWSDTDYGMVDMDEMKSKSAKKKKSKTGKKKSSSRSRKQSVQQHYDYQDSGSAGDQKNRKYSSEDNAGDRYAPSNRRSRAKSPSKLRQTRVCSTNTRSPERMPPHTGSRLSSRAPSQTPSPPKNSNASSPKRLTGQASLMGSNHSGLRQSQLLPNYSKSEPLRRSTPSQRPSGETRVRCTAVCRTNRLCQKPKENQQIADSSGEGQPRRRRRTYYRSESDADTDRTEYMRRSPYDRRSENEKKQIIGDNSRLQAWAKTNNNNSSNQGNTAETDKSPHKSHGIACTCCSCSRRMTQDFGIIPPERPSTSSSNNRADNNSPNQNKPVIVVKSSVWDDLNKNQKDK